In Candidatus Limnocylindria bacterium, the genomic window GTATGAAGTAGAACCGGAAGATCAGGCTCGCGACCACGCGCTTCAAGCCCGTCGCGCTCCCAACGCGAAGGGAAAAGTGGAGGCGCGTCCGGTCACTGCCGAGCGGCGCGAACGAGTACGTAGCGTAGGCCTCCGGGCCGTCACCGTACATCCACATCGTGAGCTCGCGCGGCGGATCGTCGCGGATGACCTCGAAGATCGTCTTCCGGTTGGCGCCGTGCTCGCAGTGGTACGCCGCGTTCGCGAGCGTCCCGCGCGCGCCGCTCTTCAGCGTGATGTTCGGCGCGCCGGCGACGCGCTGCATCGTCGACGGTCGCACGAGCTCGGCGTAGACGTTCGCCGGCGGGGCATCGAGCGTGGCCGTCAGCGTGAAGTCGGCGTCGCGCGGCGTCACGCGCTGCGTGAGCTGCTGGTACGCGCGCTCGCGCAGATCGTGGAGGTCACGGTAGCCCGCCTCGACATGCCCGAGGTCGTAGTCCTCGCTGATCGGCACGAACCGCTCGCGCGCGAGTGCGGGCAGCCGTTCGAGAACGGAATTCGTCGCGAGGATGTACTCGTGGGACGGCACGTGGTTCTTGAGCAGGCGAAACGCGATGTTCACGTCGGCGCCGACCAGGTCGACCGTGCCGCGGACGCTCACGGTCGAGTACGTGCCGTGCTGCGCGACGAACTTCAGCGTCAGGTTCGGAACGCTGCGGCACGCGTTGCACGGGCACGTCGTCGCCGCCACCATCGCGCGCACGCGCCGATGA contains:
- a CDS encoding DUF2652 domain-containing protein; protein product: QTTGYIAIADISGYTTFVADTEIEHSREILGELLEVTSRELERHLRLSRIQGDALICVGEEDEVIPCLEDAFLSFHRRVRAMVAATTCPCNACRSVPNLTLKFVAQHGTYSTVSVRGTVDLVGADVNIAFRLLKNHVPSHEYILATNSVLERLPALARERFVPISEDYDLGHVEAGYRDLHDLRERAYQQLTQRVTPRDADFTLTATLDAPPANVYAELVRPSTMQRVAGAPNITLKSGARGTLANAAYHCEHGANRKTIFEVIRDDPPRELTMWMYGDGPEAYATYSFAPLGSDRTRLHFSLRVGSATGLKRVVASLIFRFYFIRGLRRLRAIVRESREPVAKTA